In one Cygnus atratus isolate AKBS03 ecotype Queensland, Australia chromosome 14, CAtr_DNAZoo_HiC_assembly, whole genome shotgun sequence genomic region, the following are encoded:
- the C1QTNF2 gene encoding complement C1q tumor necrosis factor-related protein 2 has translation MISAVLLLWTVPCVANHILGGSAKAALQEGPQLACSLPGPPGPPGPPGAPGAPGTVGRMGFPGKDGKDGKDGDKGEHGDEGPRGRTGNPGKPGPKGKAGAIGKAGPRGPKGLKGNPGKNGAPGKKGPKGNKGETGMPGPCTCNANKAKSAFSVAVSKSYPRERLPIKFDRILMNEGGHYNASSGKFICSIPGIYYFTYDITLANKHLAIGLVHNGQYRIKTFDANTGNHDVASGSTILSLKREDEVWLQIFYSEQNGLFYDPYWTDSLFTGFLIYPDQDYLNEI, from the exons ATGATCTctgctgtcctcctcctctggaCCGTGCCCTGCGTGGCAAACCACATCCTCGGGGGCTCTGCCAAGGCAGCGCTGCAGGAGGGTCCCCAGCTGGCGTGCAGCCTGCCGGGCCCCCCTGGGCCCCCCGGTCCTCCCGGTGCTCCCGGTGCTCCGGGGACGGTCGGCAGGATGGGCTTCCCGGGGAAAGATGGCAAGGATGGCAAGGACGGGGACAAAGGCGAGCACGGTGATGAAG GTCCGCGGGGCAGAACAGGAAACCCAGGCAAGCCAGGACCAAAGGGGAAAGCGGGAGCTATCGGCAAGGCAGGCCCACGAGGACCAAAGGGTTTAAAGGGCAATCCTGGAAAAAATGGAGCACCGGGAAAGAAAGGACCCAAAGGGAACAAGGGTGAGACTGGCATGCCAGGACCCTGCACCTGTAATGCCAACAAAGCCAAATCTGCCTTTTCTGTGGCTGTCTCCAAAAGCTACCCAAGGGAAAGGCTGCCCATCAAATTTGACAGGATCCTTATGAACGAAGGAGGACATTACAACGCTTCCAGCGGGAAATTTATATGCAGCATCCCAGGTATTTACTACTTCACTTATGATATCACCTTGGCCAACAAACATTTGGCCATTGGCCTGGTCCACAACGGGCAATACCGGATCAAGACCTTCGACGCCAACACTGGGAACCACGACGTTGCCTCTGGATCAACCATCCTTTCTCTGAAGCGGGAGGATGAAGTATGGCTGCAGATCTTTTACTCTGAACAAAACGGGCTCTTTTATGACCCCTACTGGACAGACAGCTTATTCACTGGCTTCCTGATTTATCCTGATCAAGATTATCTCAATGAAATATAG